DNA from Asanoa sp. WMMD1127:
CGCCGGTCTCGGCGTCGACCAGGTAGGCCGCGAACGCGCCGGCGTCGCGCCGGAACAGCGTGTTGGACAGTGAGCAGTCGCCCCAGAAGAAGCCGGTGAGGTGCATCCGGACGAGCAGGGCGGCCAGGGCGTCGAGCAGGCGGTTCATCGTCTCGGGGCGCAGGGTGTGCGAGAACACCGCGCGGTACGGCAGCGAGAACTGCAGGTGCCGGGTGACCAGGACGGGGTCGAGCGGCTCACCGGCGGGGTCGACGCGGTCGGCCACGATGGCCACCGCCTCCACGGCCGGGAAGTCGATGCGCTCGAGCTGGCGGAGCAGGTCGTACTCGCGCTCGGCGATCCGCTCCGCCGTTTCCTTGACCGCGTAGACGGTGCCGCCCAGCCGCACGAACCGCACCACGTGGCGGGAGATGCCCTGTGGCAACGCGACCAGGTGGTCGGCCGGCCACTCCTCGAGCGGCGTCGACCACGGCAGGTCGAGCAACGCCGGGTCGATGAGGGCCGAAGTGATGCGCACGCCCTAAGTCTGCCCGCTCACCGCGCCGCCACGCAGGTCTCCGTGGCTCGTTACACAGTGGCGAGATGATCCGATTGTCTGCTCTGAGGCATTCCTCCTCGGGCGGCGGTCCACGATGGAACCCGAAGGAGACACGGTATGCGGCGGACTCTGGCGCTGGTCGCCGGCGCGTGCACGGCAGTGGTTCTGGCCGGCGCGACGGCGTACGCGATGACCGGCGACGGGGCCGAAACGCAGCCGGCGGGGGCGGCGGGGTTGGGCCGGCCCGCCGAGGTGGCGGCGCCGCGGGCGGCGGCGCCCGCGCCTGAGGCCGGTGCGCCCGCGCGGGACGAGGCGGCGGCGCCCGCGCCGGCTGCGGCCGGTGGCGTCGGCGGGGTGATCGACGCGGTCGGCCGGCAGCAGGTCGGCGCGCTGGAGTCGGTCGACCGCCTGCTCGGCTACCGCTCCGAGGGCACCACGCAGACGTTCCACTACCCGGGCGCCGACTACGTGAAGGTGCACTTCGACCGGGTCGACATGCTGCCGGGCGACTACGTCACGGTGGCCGACCCCGAGGGTGCCGAGGTGCACCGGATCGACAGCGACCCGCTCGCGGTCGTCGACGGCCTGCTCGGCAGCCGGCCGGAGGCGACCAGCGACGCCGGCCGGTGGGCGATGTCGGTCACCGGCGACACCGCGGTCGTCACGCTGCACCGTGCCCTGCCGGACCCGCTGGGCCTGCAGGAGGCGGCCGGGCTCGGCGTGCGGGTCGACAAGGTGGCCCGCGGGTTCACCGAGACCGAGCAGGCGGCCGAGGAGCGCGCCGAGCAGGACCGGGCCCGCTCGGCGGCCGGGCCGGGGCGCGAGGAGAGCGTCTGCGGCAGCAACGAGTCGCGGGACGCGGTCTGCTACAAGTCGGCCGACCCGACCGCCTACAAGAAGTCCAAGGCCGTCGCCCGGCTGCTGATCAACGGCACCGAGCTCTGCACCGGCTGGCGGATCGGCGCGACCAACCGGATGCTCACCAACAACCACTGCATGGTGACCTCCGACGACGCGTACGACACCGAGGTCTGGTTCGACTACCAGTGCGCCAAGTGCGGCGGGCACGCCGTGTTCAAGGCGACCAAGGTGTGGGGCGACAAGGTGCTGAGCACCAACCGGAGCCTCGACTACACGCTGTTCACCGTCGAGAACTTCGCGCAGGTGCAGAAGTTCGGCTACCTGACCATCGAGACCGCCCGCCCGGCGCGCGGCCAGGAGGTCTACATCCCGCAGCACCCCGGCGGCAACCCCGGGATGATCGCGATGGGCAGCGACAGGGACAGCAAGGGCATCTGCGCCGTCAACGACCCGGCGTACGACGGGTACGCCACCGACAGCGACGTCTCGTACTACTGCGACACGGCGGGCGGTTCGTCGGGTTCG
Protein-coding regions in this window:
- a CDS encoding serine protease, whose translation is MRRTLALVAGACTAVVLAGATAYAMTGDGAETQPAGAAGLGRPAEVAAPRAAAPAPEAGAPARDEAAAPAPAAAGGVGGVIDAVGRQQVGALESVDRLLGYRSEGTTQTFHYPGADYVKVHFDRVDMLPGDYVTVADPEGAEVHRIDSDPLAVVDGLLGSRPEATSDAGRWAMSVTGDTAVVTLHRALPDPLGLQEAAGLGVRVDKVARGFTETEQAAEERAEQDRARSAAGPGREESVCGSNESRDAVCYKSADPTAYKKSKAVARLLINGTELCTGWRIGATNRMLTNNHCMVTSDDAYDTEVWFDYQCAKCGGHAVFKATKVWGDKVLSTNRSLDYTLFTVENFAQVQKFGYLTIETARPARGQEVYIPQHPGGNPGMIAMGSDRDSKGICAVNDPAYDGYATDSDVSYYCDTAGGSSGSPVISRTTDRVIALHHFGGCPNSGVRIDLIYNRIKKLL